In Magallana gigas chromosome 1, xbMagGiga1.1, whole genome shotgun sequence, the sequence tcgcacatggctgaggagatccggcgcgagtggttaagtgatccgcggtcggttcgtgttcttctacatgtaccttatgacgcgtttatgtttcatattttgcacggacacaactttattttattatgttttcaactattatattggtttaagataaagttattttacttttaccgttgattaagcattgatttatacgatagcgtacaaggtagtttaaaaatcaaatcaaattataatcaaagttccatgttacatgtttgcggtaggtgctagcacgataaaggaatgccctgaattgaggcattcgatgattattttagaaaatattcacatgagtttaaacaactttagattagattctatcggtcacatattaatcacttctgtagtttcattgtggaagcgaactcattgctgcccccccccccccccactcctcccgccccgctgacaggtgctcgcgctggatttttttttaattggagaaaagatatcaagatctgtcgaaaaacatttttggtggtttcttcttatgtgtaacattttgtttcactttctcacccctttgtttattcggccagtctgtgttaattcaattgccGCATGCGATCGAGAATCTTGTgccgcttcagcgcacacagctcagaacatttatagccccaggtcatcaattgttatgtaattgagtaacagttggaagggtgattttactacataaaataataaaatcataatataatctatcttaattgagtaccatgcgtatagattcccataataattaatttttttatttcctttcaatgtttacatttaattttgttcaaataattaataaattttctatcatttaaattgtgtgctttaTCAAAttctgattccgattaccttgaattcattaattttccattggcttttgacaaaagagagacgcctgaccatccaatgaaaacaaatacacagagtttgattgacaggttcagccaggtgcaggtctcgcccgatgtccgaggttatgtgtgctgctgtacacagccgaatggtctcagtaagagttatcgatgtaaatagataataaaaatacatgcttatcaaaacatgatcgtgcaagttaaagttgatttaggtttgttctaatagaaatcatgtttcgctaactgtatttaatatttttttatgtatagcgaattttaatattgtttcagtactgaaacatcgcatgaaaacgttaaatatacatgtactctgtaactagtcgtcttttaatacatatacctttcttttgtttgttaaaaattcgttcaattttgttaaagtaatgtaaaacacgcgcgccattttgaaacaattaacttgtcagagagttccgaatgaaatctgatgaacgtttcaaacggttctcgcacgctttgctcgaaacgatttacacgctttgcccgaaacgctaaacggtttacatgaaactctaaaaggtttacacgaaacgtttctcgcacgttggccgcacgcttttttggtgtagtagtacgttttagggtctgtaaattttgtcagcacgcaattctaaacttgcacatagtcttcttaaatttagaaatattttaatatagaagttatctttgagaaaagtttacgtgttttgtaggcgagttcagtttaaaaaagaaatacaattcctgacatgaatcatgagtacatactgtttaatgtttataacaatgcttgctaccctttgaaaatttaactcgccattaaacatgatctcattttttaaacaatgtttgaaacgattacataaactctgctcgacaaatagttttcctaaaatattttcttcctttcttttttcaaaacacgttttatatacagactttcaataacaacacatttttataacaaaagcagaactgaaagtatagtcattataatcggaacatatattttcaactcgcagcaacaacggaagacctactcggggctttgccacgagctctgctctagtttttggtaatttttagTGTTAATTCAatgttaatgttaatttgaattGAATTTCGCTGGGGTGGGGGGATGGGGTCAGGACCATAAGTCTAACCATTTCTGTCTTTCAGTCTGttcttaaaatgtttaattttaaaaattacccATGCTACATATTTCACCCATTTTTCTTTGCAGAATGTTCACACGCACTATGTGGTAAAAATCCGAGGAATTGCGATTCATTGTGACGTCAACAATTTGTCACACGCGGAAATTGCCGAAGTGCGTGTATAAATCGAACAAATCCGGAAACTTCTCTCAAACAGAATTTCGTATTCGGGGTGTAAACACACACACCGCGAGAAAGTGATGTTGAGGGCCGCCGACGCCATAATTTTAGACGAAAACTTTGGCCCGAAAGCGAAAGAAGAAAAGGAGAAAATGCCTGCGTTACATAGTACAAACCTGTGAGttcatatatttattcttttgtttGATTGCGATCAAATCGACAAGAAAGTCGGCcatctttttttgtcaataaaagGAAGGTCATCAAACTTACTACGTAGATGTAGTTTTAATTTAGAATCACGTTGAGAGATTCTTTTAGATTAACCTTAACAGTAGATAGTCTAGTTTAaagattgttgtttttttccctCGATATTTCGAAGCATCGTGATCGGGTCAAGATATGTGACGTAAGAGTCAGCTGATGAACTTTGTTttccacaaaatattttataagaaGTCGTtgtatgatatttattaatCGAGAAAGACTCCAATgtcttatattttatatacacaccttgtcaaattatttttatccaGAATTCTTTTGATTCCTCAATCGAGAATCGCTTGTTTTTTAAATTGGGTCACTGTTCTGAAATTATTATTGAGTTAGGCCTAGATATTTTTATCACGgaagtgtttaatttttctgaTATAACAGATTATTCACCCCGATAAAAAAACACGTGAACTGTGACTGTCGAAGGTGTggatttctttcctttttttcagtaaatgaacatgatgaattaGGGATTGTcatagatattatttttttttttctagaacataaacaaatcatctcaaattttttcatcagtttgTCAAGTTTAATATCACCAGACTCTCCTCTCCTGAGATTTTACTGCGTAAGATTAATTTAGCAAAGTCCATCAGTGATTGCCATGATTACCATGTTAGTCCACCAGAAAAACAGTTATTTTAGGTAAATTCCATTGTAATGCGTTTGGTTTTTTCCATCCGCCGGCATGGACTTTGTTGTAATACCATAAATGTTGATGACAGAACAGACTTTTACTTGAATTTTCTCAAATTCTCTTTCATCGTGTTCATTGCAATCAATATACCTGAAATAAGCACTGGATGGAAATTCTCCTGCTTTTTATAAGAACAGTTTTGATACTTTACATGGATCCCAAATGCATTATCATGGCTTGAAGAAGAATTAACTTAATGGTATATATAGCAATGATAATTGACAggaaaaatcatcaaatataaGTGTTTGTGTAACATGAATAGTTAAATACTCTTAGTACTATTGTTACTGTATGTAGTAAATGATCAAAAACcacttatttatgaaataatggtGTTCATTCAattacctccccccccccctttccctaCCCCCaaaaacttcatatttattggaCCTGACTCGACTTATTTAAAAGGCAATGATTTTCTTATACCAGCATCTGATTGTACTTTCACTTTCTCCTTTCAGTTTGCCCAGCAAGCGGTACTCCATATCGCTTGGTGCAGGGCCTCGGTCGTGTTCCTGATGCTCCCCACGCCGTCAACGTGTCATTCGTGACAGAGGGCAACGGCGTGGGGGTTTCAACAGAGCCCCCTGTCAGTGCTAAAAGCTTGTTTATTAAGGAAAACAGCCGTCAGGCACAGGTTAGtctatttttatatacaatcgTCGCATAATTTTTAAGTATCTTTCTCTGTGGTGACATAACCCATATATTTTGTGACTTATAGTGTGATACAGTTCACCGTTTATGCAAATGACGTACTTTGGGGCACAAGCTCATCATTAaacgaaatgaaaataatgaaaaaatgttaGTAAATTAATATTCAATTGAACAATTTCggtgaaaattttatataagtacaagtaataatcattcattgaacattatgaggtgatcaaatctacatgtacctttaagCACTGTGGGTTTTATGGGATTTGATCCCTCCTGATCGTATTTGAtacatgacatttttaaaagaagaaaaagaggaaaaagGAAGGAAAACTTCCCACATAAATGTACACTTAAAGTAACTTTTTATAATGTACGTGtttctttgtatatatatagtatagtatagcAGTAAACTATTTTTGTTTACCTACGGGAAACGTATTATAGTATGCCATAACACTTCCATCTCGATACGAATCCGGCCTCTGTCAATACCTACTTCACCTCTCAAATGCACTGACACAGTGAAATTAAGTTGTGACGAGGTACATTTAGTCTTACATGCTCCGTACATTTAGTgtaactttatacatgtatatattcagtGTATGTACATATGTTGTTATATTCTCGTTGAACCAGCTGGACAACAACCGACCTGTAGAGGTGGAGACTAGAGCGACGGCCAACCTGAGCTTTACTGTTTACCTCTCAGGACAACACAAGGTCACCTGGGAAACCATTGTGAAGAATCGCAACTTGTACGTGGAAGTCCCCAACGGAATTCTTCCGGAGGGCTCGAAGGAAAGGTCAGTGCAGGAATCCGTCGTCATCCGCAAGAAATATTGGATTGTTTTATCCGCATCCGCTCATGAACAAATTAAACATGTCAAAGTTCTTTCAAACATTTACTCCATAAGGTCCTTACATGAATCACATTCTCATTCATGTCTGTCCATCAACAATGCTTCTTTGTAGTGAAGTAAGTCTTGTGCAAATCCGCCCcccccaaaataaaaaaaaaataaaaaattgaataaaagaaGTTTTATATTGGGGGAGAGACACCTATAAAAGTTGGTGGTTTTTACCTATCTTTGTCTTTATGTATTTTAGTTATGGCCaggaaatttttgtttttctatttaatGTACCTCAGCCTTACAATATACCAGAAGtgtgttttaatttaaacatattcttTCTATTATAGCTTGATCACTCTTCTTGAGTACGCAGAGGAGAAGCTTTGCTGTGAGCACGTCATCCTCTGCTTTTGCAAGAGCAGAAATGACCGAGGTAATATTATTAATAGCAATAACATccccacacccccccccccccacccctccaATTCAGTTTCATTCTTAAACATGATTATTGCAATTTTCtgaaaattggaaaatttgTTATAcacaaccttttttttttaccgtcatatataatgtataaccaaatatacaattttcaatattttagtaaaaaaaaaatgcacagcAAATGTTGCAAATGaagggtaaaaaaaatgtttgtttgaagCTGATTTGATCTGTTCTATTTTTAGCCTCCCTGATCCGGACTTTCATGTTCATGGGATTCGCAGTGGCTTGCCCTGGTGACCCCATCGTTCCCATGGTACCAGAGGTCATGTACATGGTGTACAGGATTGACCCTGACGATTTGGACGATGACTAAATAACGTTTTCCTTAATCAATAGAGCTTTTAGTATTATGGGCCACTTTTTGAACCTTTTCTCtttgattttgttgattttgatttcaaatcactttttttttctcatagttggtagtatttttgttcactcaaattttttttcaggtttattttcaaaaagaagaaACACTGTTAATTTTCGTGAAGCACAAAAAGTGTTGGTAACAAAtctaaaatattgaatttcttttatataaactgtgaacaaatattttgtatcaaaCTTGTTGCC encodes:
- the LOC105320023 gene encoding LOW QUALITY PROTEIN: ornithine decarboxylase antizyme 1-like (The sequence of the model RefSeq protein was modified relative to this genomic sequence to represent the inferred CDS: deleted 1 base in 1 codon), translating into MLRAADAIILDENFGPKAKEEKEKMPALHSTNLLPSKRYSISLGAGPRSCSDAPHAVNVSFVTEGNGVGVSTEPPVSAKSLFIKENSRQAQLDNNRPVEVETRATANLSFTVYLSGQHKVTWETIVKNRNLYVEVPNGILPEGSKESLITLLEYAEEKLCCEHVILCFCKSRNDRASLIRTFMFMGFAVACPGDPIVPMVPEVMYMVYRIDPDDLDDD